A genomic stretch from Thauera sp. GDN1 includes:
- a CDS encoding DEAD/DEAH box helicase produces the protein MTDSARPESIDAEATLRFADLQLPAPLLSALAEVGYETPSPIQAACIPQLLAGRDILGEAQTGTGKTAAFALPMLARIDLADTRPQVLVLTPTRELAIQVAEAFAKYAHHLKNFHVLPIYGGQSMVVQLRQLSRGAQVIVGTPGRVMDHLERESLKLDALKAIVLDEADEMLRMGFIDDVEWILEHTPEDRQTALFSATMPNVIRDVARRHLREPEEIKIRAATATVAKISQRYWLVRGVDKLDALTRILDAEESFDAALVFVRTKLATDELADKLAARGYAAAALNGDMTQGMRERVIEQLKGGALDIVIATDVAARGIDVPRVSHVINYDIPYDTEAYVHRIGRTGRAGREGVAILFVAPRETRMLKMIERATRQPITPIALPSSEEVTNLRVAQFKRQVVDAIGGEDLGFFMGIVNDLVEENELEIHEVAAALTLLAQRERPLQIEQSGRGWDIATAAPGEGRAPRAEHFTTGAPRERTPRPNRDEILARRRAFSDGALVRYRIEVGRAHGASPKEIVGAIANEGGIEGKFIGQIHLFDDFSTVELPSNLPEDLLAVLKRTRVRQMPLNIRALSAAEAAATPERRRPPRDEGWRAPAGDERPRKPFDAERRPRPEGGYAGKGRPQDRDERPARAPAPHGKDAPRKSFDKAPRPYDAKHKPFKRRDS, from the coding sequence ATGACCGACTCTGCCCGCCCCGAATCCATCGACGCCGAAGCCACCCTGCGCTTCGCCGATCTCCAGCTGCCCGCTCCCCTCCTTTCCGCGCTCGCCGAAGTCGGCTACGAGACGCCTTCGCCGATCCAGGCCGCCTGCATCCCGCAGCTGCTCGCCGGCCGCGACATCCTCGGCGAGGCGCAGACCGGCACCGGCAAGACCGCCGCGTTCGCGCTGCCGATGCTCGCCCGCATCGACCTCGCCGACACCCGACCGCAGGTGCTGGTGCTGACCCCGACGCGCGAACTCGCGATCCAGGTCGCCGAGGCCTTCGCCAAGTACGCCCACCACCTGAAGAATTTCCACGTGCTGCCGATCTACGGCGGCCAGAGCATGGTGGTGCAGTTGCGCCAGCTGTCGCGCGGCGCGCAGGTCATCGTCGGCACGCCGGGCCGGGTCATGGACCATCTCGAGCGCGAGAGCCTCAAGCTCGACGCGCTCAAGGCCATCGTCCTCGACGAGGCCGACGAGATGCTGCGCATGGGCTTCATCGACGACGTCGAGTGGATCCTCGAGCACACCCCGGAAGACCGCCAGACCGCGCTGTTCTCGGCCACGATGCCGAACGTGATCCGCGACGTCGCCCGCCGCCACCTGCGCGAACCCGAAGAGATCAAGATCCGCGCCGCGACCGCCACCGTGGCCAAGATCAGCCAGCGCTACTGGCTGGTGCGCGGCGTGGACAAGCTCGACGCGCTGACCCGCATCCTCGACGCCGAGGAAAGCTTCGACGCCGCGCTCGTCTTCGTGCGCACCAAGCTCGCCACCGACGAACTCGCCGACAAGCTCGCTGCCCGCGGCTACGCCGCCGCCGCGCTCAACGGCGACATGACCCAGGGCATGCGCGAGCGCGTGATCGAGCAGCTCAAGGGCGGCGCCCTCGACATCGTCATCGCCACCGACGTCGCCGCGCGCGGCATCGACGTGCCGCGCGTGTCGCACGTCATCAACTACGACATCCCCTACGACACCGAAGCCTACGTGCACCGCATCGGCCGCACCGGCCGCGCCGGCCGCGAGGGGGTGGCGATCCTCTTCGTCGCGCCGCGCGAGACGCGCATGCTGAAGATGATCGAGCGCGCCACCCGCCAGCCGATCACGCCGATCGCGCTGCCGAGCAGCGAGGAAGTCACAAACCTGCGCGTGGCGCAGTTCAAGCGCCAGGTGGTGGACGCGATCGGCGGCGAGGACCTCGGCTTCTTCATGGGCATCGTCAACGACCTCGTCGAAGAGAACGAACTCGAGATCCACGAGGTCGCCGCCGCGCTGACCCTGCTCGCCCAGCGCGAGCGCCCGCTGCAGATCGAACAGTCCGGCCGCGGCTGGGACATCGCCACCGCCGCCCCGGGCGAGGGCCGCGCCCCGCGCGCCGAGCACTTCACCACCGGCGCGCCGCGCGAACGCACGCCGCGCCCCAACCGCGACGAGATCCTCGCCCGCCGCCGCGCCTTCAGCGACGGCGCCCTGGTCCGCTACCGCATCGAGGTCGGCCGCGCCCACGGCGCCAGCCCGAAGGAGATCGTCGGCGCGATCGCCAACGAGGGCGGCATCGAGGGCAAGTTCATCGGCCAGATCCACCTCTTCGACGATTTCTCCACGGTGGAGCTGCCGTCCAACCTGCCCGAGGACCTGCTCGCCGTCCTCAAGCGCACGCGCGTGCGCCAGATGCCGCTCAACATCCGTGCGCTGAGCGCGGCCGAAGCGGCGGCGACGCCGGAACGCCGCCGCCCGCCGCGCGACGAGGGCTGGCGTGCGCCGGCCGGCGACGAGCGTCCGCGCAAGCCCTTCGATGCCGAGCGCAGGCCCCGTCCGGAAGGCGGCTACGCCGGCAAGGGACGCCCGCAGGACCGTGACGAGCGCCCCGCGCGCGCCCCTGCCCCGCACGGCAAGGACGCGCCGCGCAAATCCTTCGACAAGGCTCCCCGCCCGTACGACGCCAAGCACAAGCCCTTCAAGCGTCGCGACAGCTGA
- a CDS encoding cold-shock protein has product MSTQTGTVKWFNDAKGFGFITPEGGGDDLFAHFSEIQSKGFKSLAENQRVEFEVKTGPKGLQAANIRPL; this is encoded by the coding sequence ATGAGCACTCAAACCGGTACCGTGAAATGGTTCAACGACGCCAAGGGCTTCGGCTTCATCACTCCTGAAGGCGGCGGCGACGACCTGTTCGCCCACTTCTCGGAAATCCAGAGCAAGGGTTTCAAGAGCCTGGCCGAAAACCAGCGCGTGGAATTCGAAGTCAAGACCGGCCCGAAGGGCCTGCAGGCGGCCAACATCCGCCCGCTGTAA
- the ylqF gene encoding ribosome biogenesis GTPase YlqF, which produces MPIQWFPGHMASARKKAAEAMASIDVVIEVTDARLPEASSNPMIAELRRFRNRPCLKLLNKSDLADPAATRLWMDFYNRQPGVKAVAISAKSAAEVARIPALCSQLAPHRDDGVKPLRMMIMGIPNVGKSTLMNALLKRKVAKVGDEPAVTKHQQTIDLGPGMTLTDTPGMMWPKIDYDADGYMLAASHAIGRNAVIDEEVAAFLGEILIARYPAQLAARYRLDAALVAALDGPALVEAVGRRRGCLVKGGGLDLEKAAQILLQDYRDGALGRISLETPETRAQMIAAAHAAAAQAADEPADAADEAAGDGD; this is translated from the coding sequence ATGCCCATCCAGTGGTTTCCCGGACACATGGCCTCGGCGCGCAAGAAGGCGGCCGAGGCGATGGCATCCATCGACGTCGTCATCGAGGTCACCGACGCCCGCCTCCCCGAGGCCAGCAGCAATCCGATGATCGCCGAGCTGCGCCGCTTCCGTAACCGGCCGTGCCTTAAGCTGCTGAACAAGTCGGACCTGGCCGATCCGGCGGCCACGCGCCTGTGGATGGATTTCTACAACCGCCAGCCCGGCGTCAAGGCGGTGGCGATCTCGGCCAAGAGCGCGGCCGAGGTGGCGCGCATCCCCGCGCTGTGCAGCCAGCTCGCGCCGCACCGGGACGACGGCGTCAAGCCGCTGCGGATGATGATCATGGGCATCCCCAACGTCGGCAAATCAACGCTGATGAATGCGCTCCTCAAGCGCAAGGTGGCCAAGGTCGGTGACGAGCCGGCGGTGACCAAGCACCAGCAGACCATCGACCTGGGGCCCGGCATGACGCTGACCGACACCCCGGGCATGATGTGGCCGAAGATCGACTACGACGCCGATGGCTACATGCTCGCCGCCAGCCATGCGATCGGCCGCAACGCGGTGATCGACGAGGAGGTGGCCGCCTTCCTCGGCGAGATCCTGATCGCGCGCTATCCGGCGCAGCTCGCCGCACGCTATCGGCTGGATGCGGCGCTGGTGGCGGCGCTGGACGGTCCGGCGCTGGTCGAGGCGGTGGGCCGCCGGCGCGGCTGCCTGGTCAAGGGCGGCGGGCTCGACCTCGAGAAGGCGGCGCAGATCCTGCTGCAGGACTATCGCGACGGCGCGCTCGGCCGCATCAGCCTGGAAACGCCGGAGACGCGGGCGCAGATGATCGCGGCCGCGCACGCTGCGGCGGCGCAGGCGGCGGACGAGCCCGCCGACGCTGCGGACGAGGCGGCCGGCGACGGCGACTGA
- a CDS encoding YitT family protein, with translation MSASQANTEPARPLLPQARPHTPFEDVQGVLTGCLFVALALVMFRESTLLTGGTTGLAFLIHYLGGWPLGAILFLLNLPFYVFGLRVLGRAFTIKTFCAVAVLAMQTELLPALVSFDLLDPVFAAVMAGLLAGTGILILIRHGASLGGVTILALYLQKRRGWRAGWVQMAIDCAILSLGFFVLSADKVALSVLGAAALNFVIAVNHRPDRYFGI, from the coding sequence ATGTCCGCATCGCAAGCCAACACCGAGCCCGCCCGCCCGCTGCTGCCCCAGGCCCGGCCGCACACGCCCTTCGAGGACGTCCAGGGCGTGCTCACCGGCTGCCTGTTCGTGGCGCTGGCGCTGGTCATGTTCCGTGAGAGCACGCTGCTCACCGGCGGCACCACCGGCCTCGCCTTCCTGATCCACTACCTCGGCGGCTGGCCGCTGGGGGCGATCCTGTTCCTGCTCAACCTGCCCTTCTACGTGTTCGGGCTGCGCGTGCTGGGGCGGGCATTCACGATCAAGACCTTCTGCGCGGTGGCGGTGCTTGCGATGCAGACCGAACTCCTGCCCGCCCTGGTCAGCTTCGACCTGCTCGACCCGGTGTTTGCCGCGGTGATGGCCGGGCTGCTCGCCGGCACCGGCATCCTGATCCTGATCCGCCACGGCGCCAGCCTCGGCGGCGTGACCATCCTCGCGCTCTACCTGCAGAAGCGCCGCGGCTGGCGCGCGGGCTGGGTGCAGATGGCGATCGACTGCGCGATCCTGTCGTTGGGCTTCTTCGTGCTGTCGGCCGACAAGGTCGCGCTCTCCGTGCTGGGCGCGGCCGCCCTGAACTTCGTGATCGCGGTCAATCACCGGCCGGATCGCTACTTCGGCATCTGA
- a CDS encoding 3',5'-nucleoside bisphosphate phosphatase, protein MSVPSADWLRVLNADLHCHSTVSDGWLDPEAVVLRALANGVELLALTDHDEVGGIDDAARVAQAHGLGFVAGVEISVSFAGETIHIVGLGIDHRHPVLLQGLAQVRGGRDARARQMSDALEKVGIRDALAGARRFARNPALVSRAHFARHLVASGVMPDVRTVFDHYLVRGKPGFVEHEWAVLEDAVGWIRAAGGIAVVAHPARYRLSSADMGALFDRFVAAGGEAVEVVSGAHSEDEMRRFATVARQRGLLASRASDFHGEQESPVDLGRCNPLPPDLEPVWMRLLPPTMVRG, encoded by the coding sequence ATGAGCGTTCCGTCAGCCGACTGGCTGCGCGTCCTCAATGCCGATCTGCATTGCCACTCGACCGTCTCCGATGGCTGGCTCGACCCCGAAGCGGTGGTCCTGCGCGCGCTGGCGAACGGCGTCGAGCTGCTGGCGCTGACCGACCACGACGAGGTCGGCGGCATCGATGACGCGGCACGGGTGGCGCAGGCGCACGGGCTGGGCTTCGTGGCCGGGGTGGAGATCTCGGTGTCCTTCGCCGGCGAGACGATCCACATCGTCGGCCTCGGCATCGATCACCGCCATCCGGTGCTGCTCCAGGGGCTGGCGCAGGTGCGTGGTGGTCGCGATGCCCGTGCCCGGCAGATGAGCGATGCCCTGGAGAAGGTCGGCATCCGCGACGCGCTCGCCGGTGCGCGGCGCTTCGCGCGCAATCCGGCACTCGTCAGTCGCGCCCATTTTGCGCGCCATCTGGTGGCGAGCGGGGTGATGCCCGACGTCAGGACGGTGTTCGACCACTACCTGGTGCGCGGCAAGCCCGGCTTCGTCGAGCACGAATGGGCGGTCCTGGAGGATGCGGTGGGCTGGATCCGCGCCGCGGGCGGCATCGCCGTGGTCGCGCATCCGGCGCGCTACCGGCTTTCGTCCGCCGACATGGGCGCCCTGTTCGACCGCTTCGTCGCCGCCGGCGGGGAGGCGGTCGAGGTGGTCTCGGGCGCGCACAGCGAGGACGAGATGCGCCGCTTCGCCACCGTGGCGCGCCAGCGCGGCCTGCTCGCCTCGCGCGCGTCGGACTTCCATGGCGAGCAGGAAAGCCCGGTCGACCTCGGTCGCTGCAATCCGCTGCCGCCCGATCTCGAGCCGGTGTGGATGCGGCTGCTGCCGCCCACCATGGTGCGCGGCTAG
- a CDS encoding L-threonylcarbamoyladenylate synthase — MAQFFSLHPEQPQPRLVRQAAEIIRAGGVVALPTDSAYALACQVGDAALLERVRRIRGVDDRHHFTLLCRDLSEIATYARVDNSQYRLLKATTPGPYTFILEGTKELPRRVLHPKRKTIGLRVPEHAVVSALLAELDGPMLSSTLILPGEDLPLTDADEIRDRLGKQVDLVIEAGYCGPEATTVIDLTSGSPELVRAGRGSLEPFGL; from the coding sequence ATGGCTCAATTCTTCTCGCTTCATCCCGAGCAACCGCAGCCGCGGCTCGTCCGCCAGGCCGCCGAGATCATCCGCGCCGGTGGCGTGGTCGCGCTGCCCACCGATTCCGCCTACGCGCTCGCCTGCCAGGTCGGCGACGCCGCGCTGCTCGAGCGCGTGCGCCGCATCCGCGGTGTCGACGATCGTCATCACTTCACGCTGCTGTGTCGCGACCTGTCCGAGATCGCGACCTACGCCCGTGTGGACAACAGTCAGTACCGCCTGCTCAAGGCGACCACGCCGGGGCCCTACACCTTCATCCTCGAGGGCACCAAGGAGTTGCCGCGGCGGGTGCTGCACCCCAAGCGCAAGACCATCGGCCTGCGCGTGCCCGAGCATGCGGTGGTGTCGGCGCTGCTCGCCGAACTCGACGGGCCGATGCTCAGTTCGACCCTGATCCTGCCCGGCGAGGATCTGCCGCTGACCGACGCGGACGAGATCCGTGACCGTCTCGGCAAGCAGGTGGACCTGGTCATCGAGGCCGGCTATTGCGGGCCGGAGGCGACCACGGTGATCGATCTCACCTCGGGCTCGCCGGAACTGGTCCGCGCCGGGCGTGGTTCGCTCGAGCCCTTCGGACTGTAG
- a CDS encoding site-2 protease family protein, with the protein MDSLIPTLAIWALPVLLAITLHEAAHGYVARHFGDPTADRAGRITLNPLRHIDPVGTILVPAGILALSSLMGGGGILFGWAKPVPVNFGRLRNPKADMLWVAAAGPFVNLVMAVGWAILFAFAARGETGAYTLPMLKMADAGIQINAVLMALNLLPIPPLDGGRIAVSLLPDRLAWQYARLEPYGFPILLVLLFTGILGEILWPLIAGFRFLLSTVFGF; encoded by the coding sequence ATGGATTCCCTGATTCCGACGCTGGCCATCTGGGCCTTGCCGGTGCTGCTGGCGATCACGCTGCACGAGGCGGCCCATGGCTACGTCGCACGCCATTTCGGCGACCCGACCGCCGATCGCGCCGGCCGCATCACGCTCAATCCGCTGCGCCACATCGATCCGGTGGGGACCATCCTGGTGCCGGCGGGCATCCTCGCGCTCAGCTCGCTGATGGGTGGGGGCGGCATCCTGTTCGGCTGGGCCAAGCCGGTGCCGGTCAATTTCGGCCGCCTGCGCAACCCCAAGGCGGACATGCTGTGGGTGGCGGCCGCGGGGCCCTTCGTCAATCTGGTCATGGCGGTGGGCTGGGCGATCCTGTTCGCGTTCGCGGCCCGCGGCGAGACCGGGGCCTACACGCTGCCGATGCTCAAGATGGCCGACGCCGGCATCCAGATCAATGCCGTGCTGATGGCGCTCAACCTGCTGCCGATCCCGCCGCTGGACGGCGGGCGCATCGCGGTCAGCCTGCTCCCCGACCGGCTCGCCTGGCAGTACGCCCGCCTCGAACCCTACGGCTTCCCGATCCTGCTCGTGCTGCTGTTCACCGGCATCCTCGGCGAGATCCTGTGGCCGCTGATCGCCGGCTTCCGCTTCCTGCTCTCCACCGTTTTCGGCTTCTGA
- a CDS encoding ScpA family protein has protein sequence MDMTLELAPVDTVEPADVFARIYGEPLLELPKDLYIPPDALQVFLDAFEGPLDLLLYLIRKANLDVLDVPMAPLTTQYLEYVEAMRATNLELAAEYLLMAAMLLEIKSRMLLPRPPRENAAEEDPRAELVRRLLEYEQMKLAALRLDGLPRVERDFEWVGVFVAEKVIERQPEVSLHDLQLAWLRIMKKARLNQHHRVGREQLSVREHMTAILRKLGDGSFVVFDTLFDVRLGASGLVVSFLAVLELVKEKLVEVTQNEAFAPIYVKLADGNRDDA, from the coding sequence ATGGACATGACGCTGGAGCTGGCGCCGGTCGACACCGTGGAACCGGCAGATGTGTTCGCGCGCATCTATGGCGAGCCCCTGCTCGAACTGCCGAAAGACCTGTATATTCCGCCCGATGCGCTGCAGGTCTTCCTCGACGCCTTCGAGGGGCCGCTCGACCTGCTGCTGTATCTGATCCGCAAGGCCAATCTGGACGTGCTCGACGTCCCGATGGCCCCGCTGACCACGCAGTATCTCGAATACGTCGAGGCGATGCGTGCGACCAACCTCGAGCTCGCGGCCGAGTACCTGCTGATGGCGGCGATGCTGCTCGAGATCAAGTCGCGCATGCTGCTGCCGCGGCCGCCGCGCGAGAACGCGGCAGAAGAGGATCCGCGCGCCGAGCTTGTGCGCCGGCTGCTCGAGTACGAACAGATGAAGCTCGCCGCGCTGCGCCTCGACGGCCTGCCGCGGGTGGAGCGCGACTTCGAGTGGGTGGGCGTGTTCGTCGCCGAGAAGGTGATCGAGCGCCAGCCCGAAGTCAGTTTGCACGACCTGCAGCTGGCCTGGCTGCGCATCATGAAGAAGGCGCGGCTCAACCAGCATCACCGCGTCGGGCGCGAGCAGCTCTCGGTGCGCGAGCACATGACGGCGATCCTGCGCAAGCTGGGCGACGGCAGCTTCGTGGTGTTCGACACCCTGTTCGACGTCCGGCTCGGTGCATCGGGGCTGGTGGTGAGCTTTCTGGCCGTGCTGGAGCTGGTCAAGGAAAAACTGGTCGAAGTGACCCAGAACGAGGCCTTTGCGCCGATCTACGTGAAACTGGCAGATGGAAACCGCGACGACGCCTGA
- the scpB gene encoding SMC-Scp complex subunit ScpB, producing the protein METATTPEAWLRIVEAALLAAPAPLPVSELRKLFDEDPGPDLVRRLLDELRADWSAAGRGVELVQLASGWRFQTRAEYQVYLDRLKEERPPRYSRAVMETLAIIAYRQPVTRGDIEDIRGVAVSPNVLKTLESRGWVDVVGHRDTPGRPALFATTRRFLDDMGLRSLTELPALTEIEKIMDLIDASQTEPAAAPAPEEEV; encoded by the coding sequence ATGGAAACCGCGACGACGCCTGAGGCCTGGCTGCGCATCGTCGAGGCCGCGCTGCTCGCCGCACCGGCGCCGCTGCCGGTGTCCGAGCTGCGCAAGCTGTTCGACGAAGACCCCGGACCGGACCTGGTGCGCCGCCTCCTCGACGAGCTGCGCGCGGACTGGTCCGCCGCCGGCCGCGGCGTGGAACTGGTGCAGCTGGCGAGCGGCTGGCGTTTCCAGACCCGCGCCGAGTATCAGGTCTACCTCGACCGCCTGAAGGAGGAACGGCCGCCGCGCTACTCGCGTGCGGTCATGGAAACACTGGCGATCATCGCCTACCGCCAGCCCGTCACTCGCGGCGACATCGAGGACATCCGCGGCGTGGCGGTCTCGCCCAACGTATTGAAGACACTCGAGTCGCGCGGCTGGGTCGACGTCGTCGGCCACCGCGACACGCCAGGGCGGCCGGCATTGTTCGCCACCACCCGGCGCTTCCTCGATGACATGGGGCTGCGCAGCCTGACCGAGCTGCCGGCACTCACCGAAATCGAAAAGATCATGGACCTCATCGATGCCTCACAAACCGAACCGGCCGCTGCGCCCGCCCCTGAAGAAGAAGTCTGA
- the rluB gene encoding 23S rRNA pseudouridine(2605) synthase RluB has protein sequence MPHKPNRPLRPPLKKKSDAIEILDRDPRESRSRRGEGAPRDEDAQPSRKDAHLSADPRGPRTPRPQRAGGAAPAPRRPRIEGDPARHPEAHKSALGQPERGERPARGRGQGGRNAPTTLTEPERLQKVLAQAGVASRREIEEWVVAGRISVNGLPASLGQKIGPGDRVKVNGKLIPLRFTQRSPRVLIYHKPEGEIVSRDDPEGRPTVFERLPMLRKGRWLAVGRLDFNTSGLLLFTNDGDLANKLMHPRYELEREYAVRILGELAEEQAKSLTEGIQLEDGPAKFNLLRDEGGEGANHWYRVTISEGRNREVRRMFEAVGLTVSRLMRVRYGSVELPARLKRGMWMEMPEPEACALAGLPPPQPSRQQDERAKRPVKLHRTQPR, from the coding sequence ATGCCTCACAAACCGAACCGGCCGCTGCGCCCGCCCCTGAAGAAGAAGTCTGACGCGATCGAGATCCTCGATCGCGACCCGCGCGAGTCGCGCAGCCGTCGTGGCGAAGGGGCTCCTCGTGACGAGGACGCCCAGCCCAGCCGCAAGGATGCCCATCTCAGCGCCGATCCGCGCGGCCCGCGTACGCCACGGCCGCAGCGTGCCGGAGGTGCCGCCCCGGCGCCGCGCCGGCCGCGCATCGAGGGCGACCCGGCGCGCCATCCCGAGGCGCACAAGTCCGCGCTCGGCCAGCCCGAGCGCGGCGAGCGTCCCGCCCGCGGACGCGGCCAGGGCGGGCGCAATGCGCCGACCACGCTGACCGAGCCCGAACGCCTGCAGAAGGTGCTCGCCCAGGCCGGCGTCGCCTCGCGGCGCGAGATCGAGGAGTGGGTGGTCGCCGGGCGCATCTCGGTCAACGGCCTGCCGGCCTCGCTCGGACAGAAGATCGGCCCGGGAGACCGCGTCAAGGTCAATGGCAAGCTGATCCCGCTGCGCTTCACCCAGCGCTCGCCGCGGGTGCTGATCTACCACAAGCCCGAGGGCGAGATCGTCTCGCGCGACGACCCGGAGGGCAGGCCCACCGTGTTCGAGCGCCTGCCGATGCTGCGCAAGGGGCGCTGGCTGGCGGTCGGTCGCCTTGACTTCAACACCTCCGGCCTGCTGCTGTTCACCAACGACGGCGACCTCGCCAACAAGCTGATGCACCCGCGCTACGAACTCGAGCGCGAGTACGCGGTGCGCATCCTCGGCGAGCTGGCCGAGGAGCAGGCGAAGTCGCTGACCGAGGGCATCCAGCTCGAGGACGGGCCGGCGAAGTTCAACCTGCTGCGCGACGAGGGCGGCGAGGGTGCCAACCACTGGTACCGCGTGACCATCTCCGAAGGCCGCAACCGCGAGGTGCGGCGCATGTTCGAGGCCGTCGGCCTGACCGTCAGCCGGCTGATGCGGGTGCGCTACGGCAGCGTCGAGCTGCCTGCGCGCCTCAAGCGCGGCATGTGGATGGAGATGCCGGAGCCCGAGGCCTGCGCGCTCGCCGGCCTGCCGCCGCCGCAGCCGAGCCGGCAGCAGGACGAGCGCGCCAAGCGCCCGGTCAAGCTGCATCGCACCCAGCCGCGCTGA
- the rimP gene encoding ribosome maturation factor RimP: MRADVEQLIEQVVTGLGYELVDVEFSPKGRLLRVFLDIERGITVDDCATVSNQLQRVFEVENIDYDRLEVSSPGLDRPLKKLTDFERFAGEQAQVRLSLPIGNQRNFVGVIEGVREGAVALRTEKGEVLLPFEDIEKARLVPQF, translated from the coding sequence ATGCGAGCGGATGTCGAGCAACTGATCGAACAGGTGGTGACCGGACTGGGGTACGAACTCGTGGATGTCGAGTTCTCGCCCAAGGGACGTTTGCTGCGCGTGTTCCTCGACATCGAGCGCGGCATCACGGTCGACGACTGCGCCACCGTCAGCAACCAGCTCCAGCGGGTGTTCGAGGTCGAGAACATCGATTACGACCGGCTCGAGGTGTCCTCGCCCGGCCTCGATCGTCCGCTGAAGAAGCTGACCGACTTCGAGCGCTTCGCCGGCGAGCAGGCCCAGGTGCGCCTGTCGCTGCCGATCGGCAACCAACGCAATTTCGTGGGCGTGATCGAGGGGGTGCGCGAGGGCGCGGTGGCGCTGCGCACCGAGAAGGGCGAGGTGCTGCTGCCCTTCGAGGACATCGAGAAGGCACGCCTGGTACCCCAATTTTGA
- the nusA gene encoding transcription termination factor NusA, translated as MSREILLLVDALAREKNVAKEIVFSALETALASATKKRIHDDADVVVSIDRDTGDYTSKRRWLVMLDEEVVNDEAEMGIIDARELRADIQIGDYIEEELEPIDFGRIGAQAAKQVILQKIRDAEREQVLNDFLDRKEFLVSGSIKRMERGSAIIEVGRMEAVLPRDQQIPRENLRVGDRVKAFLLRIDRGARGPQLVLSRTAPEFLMKLFELEVPEIEDGLLELKACARDPGLRAKIAVKSNDQRIDPIGTCVGLRGSRVTAVRNEIGGEQIDIIVWSADPAQFVVAALQPAEVVSIVVDEEAHAMDVVVDENNLAIAIGRNGQNVKLASELTGWTINLMSEQESAEKTAQEQQGLRALFMEKLDVDEELADILIEEGFSSLEEVAYVPLAEMLEIEAFDEDTVNELRNRARNVLLTEAIVTEEQLENVSDDLLNLDGMEKSLAAKLAQQGIRTRDDLADLAVDELVEMAGIDEERAKALISVARAHWFEE; from the coding sequence ATGAGCCGCGAGATCCTGCTGCTTGTCGATGCCTTGGCGCGCGAGAAGAACGTCGCCAAGGAGATCGTTTTTTCCGCGCTCGAAACCGCCTTGGCCTCTGCGACCAAGAAGCGCATCCACGATGACGCCGACGTGGTCGTGTCGATCGATCGCGACACCGGCGACTACACCTCGAAGCGCCGCTGGCTGGTGATGCTCGACGAGGAGGTCGTCAACGACGAGGCCGAGATGGGCATCATCGACGCCCGCGAGCTGCGTGCGGACATCCAGATCGGCGACTACATCGAGGAAGAGCTCGAGCCGATCGACTTCGGCCGCATCGGCGCCCAGGCCGCCAAGCAGGTCATTCTGCAGAAGATCCGCGACGCCGAGCGCGAGCAGGTGCTCAACGACTTCCTCGACCGCAAGGAATTCCTCGTCTCCGGTTCGATCAAGCGCATGGAGCGCGGGAGCGCGATCATCGAGGTCGGCCGCATGGAAGCCGTGCTGCCGCGCGATCAGCAGATTCCGCGCGAGAACCTGCGCGTCGGCGATCGCGTCAAGGCCTTCCTGCTGCGCATCGACCGCGGCGCCCGTGGCCCGCAGCTGGTCCTTTCGCGCACCGCGCCCGAATTCCTGATGAAGCTGTTCGAGCTCGAGGTTCCCGAGATCGAGGACGGCCTGCTCGAGCTCAAGGCCTGCGCCCGCGACCCCGGCCTGCGCGCCAAGATCGCGGTCAAGTCCAACGACCAGCGCATCGACCCGATCGGCACCTGTGTCGGCCTGCGCGGCTCGCGCGTCACCGCGGTGCGCAACGAGATCGGTGGCGAGCAGATCGACATCATCGTGTGGTCGGCCGATCCGGCCCAGTTCGTGGTCGCCGCGCTGCAGCCGGCCGAAGTCGTCTCCATCGTCGTGGACGAGGAGGCGCATGCGATGGACGTGGTGGTCGACGAGAACAACCTCGCCATCGCCATCGGTCGCAACGGCCAGAACGTCAAGCTCGCCTCCGAGCTCACCGGGTGGACGATCAACCTGATGAGCGAGCAGGAGTCGGCCGAGAAGACCGCGCAGGAGCAGCAGGGCCTGCGCGCGCTGTTCATGGAAAAGCTGGATGTCGACGAGGAACTCGCCGACATCCTGATCGAGGAAGGCTTCTCCTCGCTCGAAGAGGTGGCCTACGTGCCGCTGGCCGAGATGCTGGAGATCGAGGCCTTCGACGAGGACACGGTCAACGAGCTGCGCAATCGTGCGCGCAACGTGCTGCTGACCGAAGCCATCGTCACCGAGGAGCAGTTGGAGAACGTCTCCGACGATCTGCTCAACCTGGACGGCATGGAGAAATCCCTGGCCGCCAAACTTGCCCAGCAGGGCATTCGTACCCGTGACGACCTGGCCGACCTCGCGGTCGACGAACTGGTCGAAATGGCCGGGATCGACGAAGAAAGAGCCAAGGCGCTGATTTCCGTTGCGCGCGCCCATTGGTTCGAAGAATGA